In Rhodococcus qingshengii JCM 15477, the sequence TATGCCGGTCTGAGTGGTGAGCAGCGGGCCGCGCTTCGGCGTGAAAGCTTGCTTGCAGCAGGACTGGACGTGTTTGCGGCCGCGGGCAGGCAGGGTGCCACCATGACCGCCATCTGTGCGCATGCCAAGCTGACAGAGCGATATTTCTACGAGAGTTTCACCAGCAGGGACGAACTCCTCCAGCAGGTTTTCGACGGAATCGTCGACGAGGTGCGCGTGGCCGGAATGGCTGCACTCCGAACGACCGAGGGGACACGGGAGGAGCGCGTGCGGAGCGCCATTGCTTCGTTCGTCAACATCCTGACGGACGATCCTCGAAAAGGGCGTGTCGCGATGGTCGAGTCGGTGGCTTACGAGCCGCTGCGCACTCACCGGCGGGGGGCGCTGCGTGGGTTCGCGCAGATGGTGGCCGACGAGGCTGCGCTCTTGTACGGCGATCGAGCTTGGCCTCCCCATCAGGGTGAGATCAACGGATTACTGTTCGTGGGCGGCCTGGCCGAATTGGTGACGGCCTGGCTCAACGGCGAAATCGACATCACGCCCGCTGAGATCGTGGATGCCGCAACCTTCCAATTCACATCCACAGCGCACCGATGAAACGCGGGGCCGGCGATGC encodes:
- a CDS encoding TetR/AcrR family transcriptional regulator — encoded protein: MASPTPRRYAGLSGEQRAALRRESLLAAGLDVFAAAGRQGATMTAICAHAKLTERYFYESFTSRDELLQQVFDGIVDEVRVAGMAALRTTEGTREERVRSAIASFVNILTDDPRKGRVAMVESVAYEPLRTHRRGALRGFAQMVADEAALLYGDRAWPPHQGEINGLLFVGGLAELVTAWLNGEIDITPAEIVDAATFQFTSTAHR